Proteins co-encoded in one Spirosoma endbachense genomic window:
- a CDS encoding LytTR family DNA-binding domain-containing protein: protein MKVIYLTRILLRKPIYSIGLLLCVVLIIEGLSWTIAYNPKLALVARAGGFFPYVSALFKNLFLPEICTVVILTTLLDQQHIRLKLSSVGLTLKDISRYELTFLPTILLSYFLFNPATQTARFFLEAFPNYTFSNYWHSYLGGTFTMAIYFRYLIPIFLIGYTTLNVSLISDYFKQRQEAQEAAENKAQLAVQAAQAALAAQTTAVNPSPNNYLSHLKGKNQHGELDFPVEDVYFFTIEDRYYYAQLEKGQYLVGKTLNELETELDPSRFFRIKRDYIVNRQSVLNYAYWENGKYIVRLNTPDRHEIVVPRARMQEFREWLQGNGNNQRPYADSSTDSFILAS, encoded by the coding sequence ATGAAAGTGATATACCTCACCAGGATACTTCTGAGAAAACCCATTTATAGTATTGGGCTTCTGCTGTGTGTGGTTTTGATCATAGAAGGACTATCGTGGACTATTGCTTATAATCCAAAGCTGGCCCTTGTTGCCCGTGCGGGCGGTTTTTTCCCCTATGTAAGTGCTCTTTTCAAGAATCTCTTCTTACCTGAGATCTGTACAGTTGTTATTCTGACAACTTTACTCGATCAACAACACATTCGACTTAAGCTAAGCTCGGTTGGATTGACGTTAAAAGATATAAGCCGGTATGAACTGACTTTTCTTCCAACCATACTGTTATCCTACTTTCTGTTTAACCCAGCCACGCAAACGGCCCGTTTTTTCTTAGAAGCCTTTCCGAACTATACTTTTTCCAATTATTGGCATAGTTATTTGGGGGGCACATTTACGATGGCCATTTATTTCCGTTATTTGATCCCTATATTTTTAATTGGCTATACAACGCTCAATGTCTCCCTGATCTCTGATTATTTTAAACAGCGACAGGAAGCTCAGGAAGCTGCCGAAAATAAGGCTCAATTAGCTGTCCAGGCTGCACAGGCAGCTTTAGCAGCGCAAACAACGGCTGTAAATCCGTCTCCGAATAACTATTTATCACACCTAAAAGGAAAAAATCAGCACGGTGAACTTGATTTTCCCGTTGAAGATGTTTACTTTTTCACCATTGAAGATCGTTATTATTATGCTCAACTCGAAAAGGGCCAATATTTAGTTGGAAAAACCCTAAATGAGTTAGAGACTGAGTTAGACCCAAGCCGTTTTTTCCGTATAAAACGGGATTACATTGTGAACCGGCAATCGGTTCTCAACTATGCTTATTGGGAAAATGGTAAATACATTGTTCGTTTGAATACACCTGATCGACACGAAATAGTCGTTCCTCGTGCTCGTATGCAGGAATTTCGTGAATGGTTACAGGGAAATGGTAACAATCAGCGTCCCTACGCCGACAGCTCCACCGATTCCTTCATTTTGGCTTCTTAG
- a CDS encoding response regulator transcription factor — MNQPTIGQEATKNFALRRRDFSILVAQSEVFNCEVLSQLLKEQGYNVVGRAVEMEDTLQQIRVKRPQCVILESEISGQRTFDIVQEMQEANYQTKFILYTSKPDLRMIAKAMQMGFFGFLYASDGLDELYRCFQTVSSGGCYYSNGFMNLLKNFGVEVISDTTRNELSRLSDREREVLRMIANGLTANEIADQLGISYRTAVNHKAHIAKKLELSSCRQLPRYGISVKSYL; from the coding sequence ATGAATCAGCCAACGATAGGTCAGGAGGCCACAAAGAATTTCGCACTACGTCGACGGGATTTCTCGATTCTTGTGGCGCAGTCTGAAGTGTTCAACTGCGAAGTGTTAAGCCAGTTATTAAAGGAACAAGGCTACAATGTTGTTGGGCGCGCCGTTGAGATGGAGGACACTCTTCAGCAAATTCGTGTCAAGCGTCCGCAGTGTGTAATTCTGGAGTCAGAAATATCGGGCCAGCGAACCTTTGATATAGTACAGGAGATGCAGGAGGCTAATTATCAGACCAAGTTTATTCTCTATACCAGCAAACCGGATTTACGTATGATTGCCAAAGCTATGCAAATGGGCTTTTTTGGCTTTTTATACGCTAGTGATGGTTTAGATGAACTTTATCGCTGTTTCCAGACCGTAAGCTCGGGAGGCTGTTACTATAGTAATGGCTTCATGAATCTGCTTAAGAACTTCGGCGTTGAAGTTATATCAGATACAACCCGAAATGAATTGAGCAGACTGAGCGACCGTGAACGGGAAGTATTGCGTATGATTGCTAATGGCTTGACTGCTAATGAAATAGCTGACCAGCTAGGGATTAGTTACCGAACAGCCGTAAACCATAAAGCACATATTGCAAAAAAACTGGAGCTGAGCAGTTGCCGCCAGTTACCTCGTTATGGTATTTCGGTAAAGAGTTACTTATGA
- the dnaG gene encoding DNA primase has product MRIPEETVDRIRQATDILEVINDFVSLKKRGSNYIACCPFHNEKTPSFNVNPTRQIYKCFGCGKAGDSVKFVMDIENIGYGEALRYLAKKYGIEIEEQEQTPEDLLRQNERESLLIVLNFAKTFFQEALQKSDEGRGIGLSYFRERGFTNPTIDAFELGYSFDQWDALMQEGLRKGYNRDLLEKAGLILVKEGADGRSPKTFDRFRGRVMFPIHNVSGRVIAFGARILKIDKSQPKYLNSPETTVYHKSQVLYGIYQAKQTVRQEDVCYLTEGYTDVISLHQAGIKNVVASSGTSLTTEQIRLIARFTPNITILYDGDAAGIKAALRGLDMVLEEGLNLKLLLLPNGEDPDSYVHKVGAEEFKAYIKANSKDFIDFKAGQWLTEAGNDPNKRAEGISDVCASITKIPDPLKRQTLSQRVAQVFHVSEQSVISEINRLLRKQQEQNQKDFDRQSRQQTTVQNEPSVDELNALFADAGINGVEPAISNRTPVNAPGERIKAVRTPLSYQEEECIRLLINYGARELEPGITLCQYILSELHEIEFQTQPYDLILSLFREAYHRGDILTAGDFLNRRSPSEVDIQNQAIHLTTPRYEISEGWLKHEIYVPSEEEIGILADSAYRNILRIKKMLAEQRMTTLQQELRDAKGKTPEEADQLLTEFMHFKRIDVEISRLLGTVISG; this is encoded by the coding sequence ATGCGAATTCCCGAAGAAACTGTTGACCGAATCCGACAGGCTACTGATATTCTGGAAGTAATCAATGATTTTGTCTCGCTCAAGAAACGAGGCAGTAATTACATTGCGTGCTGTCCATTTCATAATGAGAAAACACCTTCGTTTAACGTTAATCCAACGCGTCAGATTTATAAGTGTTTTGGTTGTGGTAAGGCTGGTGATTCGGTGAAATTCGTAATGGATATCGAAAACATCGGTTATGGCGAAGCACTGCGTTATCTGGCAAAGAAGTATGGCATAGAGATTGAAGAGCAGGAGCAGACACCCGAAGACCTCCTGCGCCAGAATGAGCGTGAGAGTCTGCTTATTGTTCTGAATTTTGCTAAAACATTTTTTCAGGAAGCGCTACAAAAATCAGATGAGGGTAGAGGCATTGGCTTGAGTTATTTTAGGGAACGGGGTTTTACCAATCCAACCATCGATGCATTTGAACTTGGCTACAGCTTCGACCAATGGGACGCTCTGATGCAGGAAGGATTGCGCAAAGGCTATAACCGCGATCTTCTTGAGAAAGCCGGACTAATCCTTGTCAAAGAGGGGGCCGATGGCCGGAGCCCAAAAACATTTGACCGGTTTCGGGGACGTGTCATGTTCCCGATTCATAATGTTTCCGGTCGTGTCATTGCCTTTGGCGCACGTATTCTCAAAATAGACAAGAGCCAGCCCAAGTATCTAAATTCACCCGAAACGACAGTTTATCATAAAAGCCAGGTACTCTATGGAATTTATCAGGCTAAACAGACTGTTAGACAGGAAGATGTTTGTTATTTAACCGAAGGGTATACCGACGTAATCTCACTTCATCAGGCGGGAATAAAGAATGTAGTTGCCTCGTCGGGAACCTCACTTACCACCGAGCAAATCAGGCTTATTGCGCGTTTTACACCCAATATTACCATCTTATACGATGGTGATGCTGCCGGTATAAAAGCGGCCTTACGTGGGCTTGATATGGTGCTTGAGGAGGGATTAAACCTGAAACTGCTCCTCTTGCCCAACGGTGAAGACCCAGACAGCTACGTTCATAAAGTTGGTGCCGAAGAGTTTAAAGCCTATATAAAGGCGAATTCGAAGGATTTCATTGATTTCAAAGCTGGGCAATGGCTTACAGAAGCTGGTAATGACCCGAATAAACGTGCAGAAGGAATCTCCGATGTATGTGCCAGTATCACTAAAATACCTGATCCCCTAAAGCGACAGACACTCTCGCAACGGGTTGCTCAGGTTTTCCATGTGAGTGAACAGTCGGTTATTTCTGAGATTAATCGCCTGCTTAGGAAACAACAGGAACAGAATCAGAAGGATTTTGATCGCCAGTCACGTCAACAGACCACCGTACAGAATGAACCATCGGTTGATGAACTGAATGCGTTATTTGCTGATGCAGGCATTAATGGTGTTGAACCAGCTATTTCTAACAGAACGCCTGTTAATGCGCCTGGTGAGCGTATAAAAGCCGTACGGACCCCTTTATCGTATCAGGAAGAAGAGTGTATTCGACTTTTGATTAATTATGGTGCTCGTGAGCTCGAACCTGGTATTACACTTTGTCAATATATCTTAAGCGAGCTTCATGAAATTGAATTTCAGACACAGCCTTATGATTTAATCCTAAGTCTGTTCCGTGAAGCTTACCATCGGGGTGATATTCTAACGGCTGGTGATTTTCTTAATCGTCGGTCTCCCAGCGAAGTAGACATTCAAAATCAGGCAATTCATCTGACAACACCTCGCTATGAAATCAGCGAAGGTTGGCTAAAGCACGAAATATACGTGCCCTCAGAAGAAGAAATTGGTATTCTGGCTGACTCAGCCTACAGAAATATTTTACGCATTAAAAAGATGCTGGCTGAACAACGCATGACTACGTTGCAACAGGAACTTCGCGATGCTAAAGGGAAAACGCCTGAAGAAGCAGACCAGCTTCTTACAGAGTTCATGCATTTTAAACGGATTGATGTAGAGATATCACGCTTATTGGGCACTGTAATATCGGGATGA